One Natator depressus isolate rNatDep1 chromosome 3, rNatDep2.hap1, whole genome shotgun sequence DNA segment encodes these proteins:
- the GNMT gene encoding glycine N-methyltransferase encodes MVDSIYRTRSLGVAAEGLPDQYADGRAARVWQLYIGDTRGRTAEYRSWLLALLRRHRCRAVLDVACGTGVDSIMLVEDGFSVTSVDASDKMLKYALKERWNRRKEEAFDKWVIEEANWLTLDKDLQKPGDGFDAVICLGNSFAHLPDFKGDQSDHKLALKNIASMVRPGGLMVIDHRNYDYILATGCAPPGKNIYYKSDLTKDITTSVLLVNNKAHMVTLDYTLQVPAQEPEEATELSKFRLSYYPHCLEAFTELLKNAFQGQCQHSVLGDFQPYQPGQAYTPCYFIHVVKKTG; translated from the exons ATGGTGGACAGCATCTACCGGACGCGCTCGCTGGGGGTGGCGGCCGAGGGGCTGCCGGACCAGTACGCGGACGGGCGGGCGGCGCGCGTCTGGCAGCTCTACATCGGGGACACGCGGGGCCGCACGGCCGAGTACCGCAGCTGGCTCCTGGCGCTGCTCCGCCGCCACCGCTGCCGCGCCGTGCTCGACGTGGCCTGCGGCACCGG GGTGGACTCCATCATGCTGGTGGAGGACGGGTTCAGCGTGACCAGCGTTGATGCCAGTGACAAGATGCTCAAGTACGCCCTGAAGGAGCGGTGGAACCGGCGGAAGGAAGAGGCCTTTGACAAGTGGG TCATTGAGGAGGCCAACTGGCTCACCCTGGACAAGGACCTGCAGAAGCCTGGAGACGGGTTTGATGCTGTCATCTGCCTGGGAAACTCCTTTGCGCATCTGCCCGATTTCAAAG GTGACCAGAGTGACCATAAACTGGCCCTTAAGAACATTGCGAGCATGGTGCGACCAGGCGGCCTCATGGTCATCGACCATCGCAACTATGACTACATCCTGGCCACGGGCTGCGCCCCCCCTGGCAAGAACATCTACTACAAG AGTGACCTGACAAAGGACATCACCACATCCGTGCTGCTAGTGAACAACAAAGCCCATATGGTGACCCTGGACTACACCctgcaggtcccagcccaggagccAGAGGAAGCCACGGAACTGAG CAAATTCCGTCTCTCCTACTACCCTCACTGCCTGGAGGCCTTCACGGAGCTGCTGAAGAACGCCTTCCAGGGGCAGTGCCAGCACAGCGTCCTGGGTGACTTCCAGCCCTACCAGCCCGGCCAGGCCTACACCCCCTGCTACTTCATCCACGTGGTGAAGAAGACCGGCTGA